In a single window of the Methylophaga frappieri genome:
- the cysD gene encoding sulfate adenylyltransferase subunit CysD — protein sequence MTEKKLTHLKQLEAESIHIMREVAAEFENPVMLYSIGKDSAVMLHLAMKAFSPGKPPFPLMHIDTTWKFKEMIKFRDNRAKELGLDLIVHTNQEGKAAGINPFDHPRYTDIMKTDALKQALTQHGFDAAFGGARRDEEKSRAKERVYSFRDKNHRWDPKAQRPELWNIYNSKVNKGESIRVFPLSNWTELDIWQYIYLEQIPIVPLYYAAERPVVNYNGLTIMVDDDRMRIPEGEQVRMEKVRFRTLGCYPLTGAVKSEADTLTDIIQEMLLTTTSERQGRAIDHDQGGSMEKKKQEGYF from the coding sequence ATGACCGAAAAAAAACTGACGCATTTAAAACAGCTGGAAGCCGAAAGCATCCATATTATGCGAGAGGTGGCGGCCGAATTTGAAAACCCGGTAATGCTTTATTCAATTGGCAAAGACTCGGCAGTCATGCTGCACCTTGCCATGAAGGCATTTTCTCCAGGTAAGCCGCCGTTTCCGTTGATGCATATTGATACCACCTGGAAATTTAAAGAAATGATTAAATTCCGGGACAATCGGGCAAAAGAGCTTGGTCTTGACTTGATTGTGCATACCAATCAGGAAGGCAAAGCGGCGGGCATTAACCCCTTCGATCATCCCCGTTACACCGATATTATGAAAACGGATGCACTGAAGCAGGCATTAACACAGCACGGCTTTGATGCGGCTTTTGGTGGTGCGCGGCGTGATGAAGAAAAATCCCGCGCCAAAGAGCGGGTGTATTCTTTTCGGGATAAAAATCATCGCTGGGATCCGAAAGCACAACGACCTGAACTATGGAACATCTACAACAGTAAAGTGAATAAAGGGGAAAGTATTCGTGTTTTCCCGTTATCCAACTGGACCGAGCTGGATATCTGGCAATACATCTATCTGGAACAAATTCCGATTGTACCGTTGTATTACGCGGCAGAGCGGCCCGTCGTCAATTACAACGGTTTGACCATTATGGTGGATGACGACCGGATGCGGATTCCTGAGGGCGAGCAGGTACGCATGGAAAAGGTGCGCTTTAGAACACTTGGCTGTTATCCCCTGACCGGCGCCGTGAAATCAGAAGCGGATACCTTGACCGATATTATTCAGGAAATGTTGTTGACCACAACTTCTGAGCGCCAGGGTCGGGCAATTGACCATGATCAAGGCGGATCGATGGAAAAGAAAAAACAAGAGGGCTATTTCTAA
- a CDS encoding phosphoadenylyl-sulfate reductase, which translates to MAEITEKLQIKIDAAIALLKDIEANYSPAVLATSYGAEDMVLTDLINKHAPAIEIFTLDTGRLPDATGELMQIVKTHYQNDVQVYYPETASIEAFVTQNGPNAFYDSVELRKTCCGIRKVVPLQRALSGKKAWLTGMRRSQSVTRAELPVSEWDADHELQKFSPLTDWSNGEVWKYLRAFEVPYNKLHDEGYASISCAPCTRAITPGEDIRAGRWWWENPESKECGLHVKAN; encoded by the coding sequence ATGGCTGAGATCACGGAAAAATTACAAATTAAGATTGATGCGGCAATCGCTTTGCTGAAAGATATTGAGGCAAATTATTCGCCTGCAGTGTTAGCGACCAGCTATGGCGCAGAAGATATGGTTTTAACCGATTTGATCAATAAACACGCGCCGGCTATCGAAATTTTTACGCTGGATACCGGACGCTTGCCTGATGCAACCGGTGAGTTAATGCAAATTGTGAAAACGCACTATCAAAATGATGTGCAAGTTTATTATCCTGAAACGGCAAGCATTGAAGCATTTGTTACTCAAAATGGACCAAATGCGTTTTATGACAGCGTAGAGTTGCGTAAAACCTGTTGTGGCATTCGTAAAGTGGTGCCATTGCAACGCGCCCTTTCTGGGAAAAAAGCTTGGTTGACAGGCATGCGTCGTTCTCAGTCCGTGACCCGTGCCGAGTTGCCGGTGTCAGAGTGGGATGCCGATCATGAATTACAGAAATTTAGCCCTTTGACCGATTGGTCGAACGGGGAAGTCTGGAAATATCTTCGGGCTTTTGAAGTACCCTATAACAAGCTGCATGATGAGGGCTATGCCAGTATCAGCTGTGCGCCTTGCACACGGGCGATTACGCCGGGTGAGGATATTCGTGCGGGCCGCTGGTGGTGGGAAAATCCAGAAAGCAAAGAGTGTGGCCTGCATGTTAAGGCCAATTAA
- a CDS encoding sulfite exporter TauE/SafE family protein, translating into MEWGFLAAGLFVGIMVGMTGVGGGSLMTPILIFGFGIQPVIAVGTDLLFAAITKAGGIWAYWRHSVVVWPVVVKLAAGSIPATLLTLWYLSQAGIEDGSHNELITNALGVALILTSSALLLKNWLGGILQARAGHPIVNALYKLREDEQHKTLATIITGAVIGVMVTLSSVGAGALGAVALLFLYPRMKGVEIVATDIAHAVPLTAVAGLGHSAVGTVNWELLGWLLMGSLPGIYIGSHLGVRIPDKLMRTVLAIILIAVGVKCLL; encoded by the coding sequence ATGGAATGGGGGTTTTTAGCGGCAGGACTTTTTGTCGGCATCATGGTCGGTATGACCGGTGTTGGCGGTGGTTCATTAATGACGCCCATTTTAATCTTCGGATTTGGCATTCAGCCCGTGATTGCTGTTGGTACTGATTTGTTGTTTGCGGCGATTACTAAAGCGGGTGGCATATGGGCGTATTGGCGGCACAGTGTTGTGGTTTGGCCGGTGGTTGTGAAACTGGCAGCGGGCAGTATACCGGCGACGCTTTTGACGCTCTGGTATTTGAGCCAGGCCGGTATTGAAGATGGTAGTCACAATGAACTGATTACCAACGCACTAGGGGTTGCGTTGATTCTGACCTCCAGCGCACTGTTACTAAAAAACTGGCTGGGCGGCATATTGCAAGCCCGTGCGGGCCACCCGATTGTGAATGCCTTATATAAGTTGCGTGAAGACGAGCAACATAAAACACTGGCCACCATTATCACCGGTGCCGTTATTGGCGTGATGGTAACGCTGTCGTCGGTTGGTGCCGGAGCGTTAGGCGCGGTGGCGCTCTTGTTTTTGTATCCACGTATGAAAGGTGTCGAAATTGTGGCGACGGATATTGCCCACGCCGTCCCTTTGACTGCGGTCGCTGGTTTAGGGCATTCAGCCGTCGGTACAGTAAACTGGGAATTGCTGGGATGGCTATTGATGGGATCGTTGCCAGGTATTTATATCGGCAGTCACTTGGGGGTGCGTATTCCGGATAAATTGATGCGTACTGTTTTGGCCATCATTCTGATTGCGGTGGGGGTAAAATGTCTACTTTGA
- the cysB gene encoding HTH-type transcriptional regulator CysB, producing the protein MKLQQLKYVREVARQQLSISAAAQSLFASQPGVSNQIQALETELGLQIFERHGKRLTAITPLGQAVIDTAEQVLQAVDNLKSLAADNRNEFQGTLSIGTTHTQARYALPPAIHQFARDFPNVHLNMVQGTPPEVAEMAATGKVDMAIATEGLSQFDNLAILPCYQWNRTIVMPPSHPLAKIKKPKLADIAEYPILTYVMGFTGRAQQDQAFIEKGLKPNVIFTATDADVIKTYVELGLGIGIIASMAFDAKKDKPLVAIDASNLFQPSTTHLGIRKGSHLRQFSYAFIRYFAPHLEQNIIEQAIHS; encoded by the coding sequence ATGAAATTACAGCAACTCAAATATGTGCGTGAAGTCGCCAGACAACAATTGAGTATTTCAGCGGCGGCGCAATCCCTTTTTGCTTCACAACCGGGTGTCAGTAATCAGATCCAGGCACTGGAAACCGAATTGGGACTACAGATATTTGAACGCCATGGTAAACGTCTGACCGCGATTACCCCACTCGGTCAAGCTGTTATCGATACGGCGGAGCAGGTGCTGCAAGCGGTTGATAACTTAAAATCTCTTGCTGCTGATAACCGTAATGAATTTCAAGGTACGCTATCAATTGGGACAACGCACACACAGGCACGTTATGCATTACCGCCTGCCATCCATCAATTCGCGCGTGATTTTCCCAATGTCCATTTAAATATGGTGCAAGGAACGCCACCCGAAGTGGCTGAAATGGCAGCAACTGGCAAAGTCGATATGGCCATTGCCACCGAAGGCTTGTCCCAATTCGATAATCTGGCCATCTTGCCCTGCTATCAATGGAATCGAACCATCGTGATGCCACCGTCGCACCCACTGGCTAAAATTAAAAAACCCAAATTGGCTGATATTGCTGAGTATCCGATTTTGACCTATGTCATGGGTTTTACCGGACGTGCCCAGCAGGATCAGGCCTTTATTGAAAAAGGCTTAAAGCCGAATGTTATTTTCACGGCAACCGACGCCGACGTGATTAAAACTTATGTCGAGTTGGGCCTTGGCATCGGCATCATCGCCAGCATGGCTTTTGATGCCAAAAAAGATAAGCCTTTAGTTGCGATTGACGCCAGTAACTTGTTTCAGCCTAGCACGACGCATTTGGGTATTCGCAAAGGCAGTCACCTTCGCCAATTCAGCTACGCCTTCATCCGCTATTTTGCCCCCCACCTCGAACAAAACATTATCGAACAAGCCATTCATTCATGA
- a CDS encoding SRPBCC family protein, translating to MNALFKSLLTGLLLLPAVVFAHGASRLQVEETILINASPETVWAAIKDFDSLHKWHPAIEATEATGGNEKGATRVLTLKGGATINETLKKFDDASMTYMYQIDEISVVDQIEYEGHSFDVPAVPVSKYKSWVTVEAEGDRTKVTWLAKFFRAYTGKHHEPESLNDDTAITAISEFYKSGLQNLKSSVE from the coding sequence ATGAACGCTTTGTTTAAAAGCTTGTTAACAGGGTTACTTCTGCTTCCCGCAGTTGTGTTTGCTCATGGTGCTAGCCGGTTACAAGTAGAAGAAACGATTCTCATAAATGCCTCCCCCGAAACGGTTTGGGCTGCCATTAAAGACTTCGACAGCTTGCATAAATGGCACCCAGCTATTGAAGCAACTGAAGCAACCGGTGGGAATGAAAAAGGGGCAACCCGTGTCCTGACACTGAAAGGTGGCGCCACTATTAACGAAACACTCAAGAAATTTGATGACGCATCTATGACCTACATGTATCAAATTGATGAGATTAGTGTTGTTGATCAAATTGAATATGAAGGGCATTCATTCGATGTCCCGGCTGTGCCTGTAAGCAAATATAAGTCTTGGGTAACGGTTGAAGCCGAGGGTGATCGGACCAAAGTCACTTGGTTAGCAAAGTTTTTCCGGGCATACACTGGAAAACATCACGAACCAGAGTCATTAAATGACGATACCGCCATCACTGCGATTAGTGAGTTTTATAAAAGCGGTTTGCAGAACCTAAAATCCAGCGTGGAATAG
- a CDS encoding tyrosine-type recombinase/integrase, with protein sequence MAKIKLTKSAVDAAHPQAQAVELRDTLVPGFLCKITPSGRKVFMLQYRTNAGERRKPALGQYGELTVEQARSLAQEWLAQVRRGGDPGAAKTEARKAPTVEELCKKFMEDHSKKRNKPSTRVGYQGVIDRCIIPLLGRKKVHDVKRPDIAGLMEKLSYKQTEANKAFSILRKMFNLAEVWGYRPDGTNPCRHVPMFPAGKSTHLISDEDMGKLFRQLDKIEAEGLENYVIPLAIRLQFEFAGRRGEIVSLEWEWIDLENRRVVWPDSKTGGMSKPISEEAYRLLSTAPRQEGNPYVLPSPRHPGQHLTTGEYYGGWSRALKAAGATHVGTHGIRHRSATDIANSGIPVKVGMALTAHKTVVMFMRYVHTEDKPVREAAELVANRRKSVVSMHQEPKEVTA encoded by the coding sequence ATGGCAAAAATCAAACTCACCAAGTCCGCTGTCGATGCGGCACACCCCCAGGCGCAGGCCGTCGAACTCCGGGATACGTTGGTTCCCGGCTTCTTGTGCAAGATTACCCCGTCGGGCCGCAAGGTGTTCATGCTCCAGTACCGGACGAACGCTGGCGAGCGCCGCAAGCCCGCCTTGGGTCAGTACGGGGAACTGACCGTCGAACAGGCCCGTTCGCTCGCGCAAGAATGGCTGGCCCAGGTACGCCGGGGTGGTGATCCCGGCGCAGCCAAGACGGAAGCACGCAAAGCGCCCACCGTCGAAGAGTTGTGCAAGAAGTTCATGGAGGACCACTCCAAGAAGCGCAACAAGCCCAGCACCCGAGTCGGCTATCAAGGTGTCATCGACCGCTGCATCATCCCGTTGTTGGGCCGCAAGAAGGTCCACGACGTGAAGCGGCCTGACATTGCCGGACTGATGGAAAAGCTTTCCTACAAGCAGACCGAGGCGAACAAGGCGTTCAGCATCCTGCGCAAGATGTTCAATTTGGCTGAGGTGTGGGGCTATCGGCCTGACGGCACCAATCCCTGCCGCCATGTCCCAATGTTCCCTGCCGGCAAGTCCACCCACCTTATCAGCGACGAGGACATGGGAAAACTTTTCCGGCAGCTCGACAAGATCGAGGCCGAGGGGCTGGAGAACTACGTCATCCCGTTGGCGATCCGCCTGCAATTCGAGTTTGCCGGCCGCCGTGGCGAAATCGTCTCGCTCGAATGGGAATGGATCGATCTGGAAAACCGCCGCGTCGTCTGGCCTGACAGCAAGACCGGCGGTATGTCCAAGCCCATCAGCGAGGAAGCCTACCGGCTGCTTTCGACGGCGCCGAGGCAGGAAGGCAATCCTTACGTCCTGCCGTCGCCGCGCCATCCAGGGCAACACCTGACCACGGGCGAGTATTACGGCGGCTGGAGCCGTGCGCTCAAAGCGGCGGGGGCAACGCATGTGGGGACGCACGGCATCCGCCACCGCTCGGCGACCGACATTGCCAATTCGGGTATCCCGGTCAAGGTCGGCATGGCCCTGACGGCGCACAAGACCGTGGTGATGTTCATGCGCTACGTCCACACCGAGGACAAGCCCGTGCGGGAAGCCGCCGAACTGGTGGCGAATCGACGCAAGTCGGTCGTCAGCATGCATCAAGAACCGAAAGAGGTGACCGCATGA